DNA from Prevotella sp. oral taxon 299 str. F0039:
AGAGCTTACGGATAAGAATGAAATTGTAGCTTATTATCGTGCTAATGTGATTGGAGCATTGATACGTGCGTGTGTGAAAGTGTTTGTGGATAACGAAGAAAAGATATTGAATGGCACTTTCGAAGGGGCGTTGATGAAGCACATCGACAAGCATCTTTATGAGGCATATCAGCATTGTGTAGACTTGTCTATTAAGCAAATATACAATAGTACGCCTGTTTTAAATGTAGAATTGAGTGGTTATAAAATCATTCAAACATTGTTGCACTCTTTCGTTAATGCTGCTCTCGAACCTAAAAAGTTCTATTCTCAGCAGATTTTGAAGCAGTTTAGCGAGCAATATGACATCACTAACGACGACTTGAATGTGCGAATTATGGCTGTGTTAGATTATATTAGTGGTATGACAGACTTGTATGCGCTTAATATTTATCAGCGAATTAGCGGTATTTCGTTACCACTTGCTTAGTATATTCGTGCCTGTTAGGTCTACTTCTCCTTTCTATTAGAATGGAAAGGAGGATGATATAAGATTTAATTTTCTTGATAATATATACCCCTTCTCGGTGAGATGAAGAAGTGAGGGTAATTCTATTGCAAACAGAAAGCATTGCTTTTGCATGGTGAAAACAATGCTTTTATCGTATAATCTCAATGCTTTTAAGATATAAACTCAATGCAATTGCCAGACGCTTGCAAAGTGTCTGAAGAATAAAGGGATAGCAAAGGGTGGGCGAGTAGCAAGAGAATGTTCTCGAAGAAAGGCGTAATAAAACAAAAAGAGCTTAGCAACTCACCTCTAAAATGGTGTGTTTCTAAACTCTTTCGTTGTTTCTTTGGGTGAAATCTTTGTTGTTTTACAATCTAGTTGATAACTAAATGCCAACAAAGAATGGTTCATCAGTTTTTGAATAAGTATGAAACTTAATACTCGTCTTCGTTAAATAGAAAGTCTTCTTTAGAAGGATAGTCAGGCCAAATATCTTCAATACTTTCGTAAACATCGCCTTCGTCTTCTATTTCTTCAAGGTTTTCAATAACTTCAAGAGGTGCTCCCGAACGTGAAGCATAATCTAATAGCTCTTCTTTTGTTGCAGGCCAAGGTGCATCTTCCAATTTAGATGCAAGTTCAAGTGTCCAATACATAGTTGTGATATTTTTGTTTTTTGTTTAAATCAGTATTTATATAAGGAATTCGTTTTGTATTGAGTTTTTAAAAATCTCAATCAGATTGACTCTTTATAGTTTTAGTTTTGCACAATAGCAGTTTTGTTGTTGTGGTGCAATTCAATTTTTCTTCTTGATGACTACAAAAATAATAATTTTTGGTTAATATGCAAAAGTTCTCTTATTTTTTTGCCCTTGATACCTATAATTTGTTTATTCTGTTCTTAAATACTAAATATCCGTCTTATAAGCATGTCGTGGAAGCGATGTGAATGCAGTTGAAGAGAGATGAGACACCATTGTTCTTACTAGTTGTTTGCCTTTGGATAAGATACTCGAGTGTGATAGATCGATTTCAAACGATCTATTAATACCTGTTTCGAAATGGTGATATCTTTAAACGTAATAGGGCAGTTGGTGAAATATCCGCTATTGAGTTGTTCGTCAATAAGTGTGTTAACTAAGTTCGAAATACTTTCTTCAGTGTACTCAGTAAGTGATCTTGAGGCAGCTTCTACTGTATCGGTCATCATCAATACTGCTTGTTCTCGAGTGAAAGGATTAGGACCTGGATATTGGAAAGGTGCTTTGTCGACTTCTTCATCAGGGTGTTCATTCTTATATTTAATATAAAAATATTTGGTAAGTCCTTCTCCATGATGAGTTAAGATGAAGTCTTTTATGAATTGAGGAAGATTGTGTTTCTCTGCCATTCTCAAGCCTTCGGTTACGTGACTGATGATAATTCGGGCACTTTCTTTATATGGGAGATTGGTGTGCGGATTGTTTCCTACTTGATTTTCTGTGAAGAATGCTGGTGAAACCATCTTTCCAATATCGTGATAAAGAGCCCCTGTACGAAGCAATAGGCTGTTTGCTCCAATTTTATTGGCTATTGCTGCTGCAAGATTCGCAACGGTAATAGAATGCTGAAAGGTTCCTGGAGCAACCTCACTCATCTCTCTTATTAAGCTCTTATTGGTATCCGACAACTCAAACAGAGTGACATCGGATATAAAACCAAATGTTTTTTCGATGAGATACATTAAAGGATAGGTTAATAATAGCAATAAACCATTGGCAATAAAATGATAATACATCTCATGGTCGAGTGCAACATTACTATCGTTTTGCATAAACTGTAATGCAAAATAGATGGTGGCAGATGATAAAACTACAAAAAGAGCTGCCTTAAGAATCTGTACTCGTTGTGAAAGTTCACGTAAAGAATAAAGACCAACCATTCCCGAAACCAACTGAACCATGATGAATTCAAACTGATATTTAAGGGCTGCAGCACATAAAAGCGTTATAATGGTGTGAGTTAAGAAGGCTGTTCGGGTATCCATAAATACACGAGTGAAGATAGGTACCATTGCGAAAGGAATGATATAAACGCTGAAAAAGCTTCTTGTAACAATGATAGAAACCAGTATGGGGAATAGCGTTATCATCGTATAAAGCATGGCAATGTTTCTTGTTTTGAAGAAATAGTCTTTTCTGAATAATGCTAAATAGCTTGTAAAGAGTCCAACTAAAATTAAAACAAATAGCAATTGACCAATAAAGGTGCGTGTAATTTCTCCAGAAGAAGAACTTCTACGATGCATTTCCCGTTCAAATGAATTAAGAACTCTATAAGTATAGTCGTCGACAATTTCCCCTTTATCAATAATTTTCTGACCGCTGACAACAATTCCGCTTGCAACAGCAATGCCACTGAGCAAGTCTGTTCTCTCAGTTTCAGTTCTTTTGCGGTCATAAATAAGGTTGGGTTCAAGGAAATCGTTGAGGTCTGCTCTTTGAAGTATGGCTTTTTGAGTAACTAATCGGTCGTCGTTTAAAAGCTGTTCGTATGCAGACATCGTTGAATAAACACAGTTTAAAGCCACACTTTGTGCCTCTTTTCCTGCCACAATACGTATTGCTGCAGACGAATCTTTTGCCATTTCGTTATACTCTTTTGTATAAATAATGCCCGCTTGGTATAGCCTATGAAGTCTGTTCGCAATGATATTCTTATATTCGTTGGGTAGATTTGGAATTCCATCTTTAAACTTCTCATTGAAGCGAGCAATGTTGGTGGCTTCTATCGAAGGCGAATAATTATAATAAGGCATAAACAATTGCAAAAGAGAATCTTGCTCTTTCTTTATCGACTCGTCTGTTTTATACACAGGAAAGTCGAACTTTGCAATGAAAGAACCATATACCCAAGGACGTCCAATGTCGTATCTAAATCGCTGTTCTTTACTTCTTGGTAAGAACCAAACAATGAGAACGACACTTAAAAGAATAAGAGCTGCTGTGGATAAGAAACCCTTTAAAGAATTATTTTTTATTGGATTGATTTCCATGTATCGAAAAAACTTTACTAAATTTACAATGCGAAAATACAAAAAAAATACGCTAAAATAAAGAAAAAGATGTAATTTTGCATGAAATTTAATATCTTATATAATAGTAAGACTATGACAGATAGAAAAGTAAGAGTACGTTTTGCACCCAGTCCTACAGGTGCTTTACATATCGGAGGTGTAAGAACTGCCCTTTATAATTACCTCTTTGCACGTCAGCATGGAGGCGACTTTGTGTTTAGAATCGAAGATACTGACTCAAATAGATTTGTTCCTGGAGCCGAAGAATACATCATAGAATCATTCCGTTGGTTAGGTCTTACATTTGATGAAGGCGTTGGTTTGGGCGGAGAATATGGTCCTTATCGTCAAAGTGAACGTCGACATATCTATAAAAAATATGTAGATGAGCTTTTAAATAACGATAAAGCGTACATCGCTTTCGATACTCCTGAAGAGTTAGAAGCTAAACGTAACGAGATAACTAACTTTCAATACGATGCAAGTACACGTCAATTGATGCGCAACTCTTTAACAATGAGTAAAGAAGAGTGCGAAAAACGCATTGCAGATGGTGAACAATATGTTGTTCGTTTCAAAGTAGAACCAGGCATAGATGTACACGTTCACGATCTTATTCGTGGAGAAGTGGTTATCAAGAGCGATATCATTGACGACAAAGTACTTTACAAAAGTGCCGATGAATTGCCCACTTATCACTTGGCAAATATTGTAGACGACCACCTAATGCTTATCTCTCACGTCATAAGAGGTGAAGAATGGCTACCAAGTGCGCCTTTACATGTGTTGTTATACGAAGCTTTTGGCTGGCAAGACACAATGCCTCAATTTGCTCATCTACCTCTACTTCTCAAACCAGAAGGTAAAGGTAAGCTTAGTAAACGTGACGGAGATAGACTCGGTTTCCCTGTTTTTCCATTAGAATGGAAGGATCCTAAGACTGGAGAAGTATCGTCTGGATTTAGAGAATGTGGCTATTTCCCCGAAGCAGTAATCAACTTTTTGGCTCTATTAGGATGGAATCCAGGAACCGAGCAAGAACTATTTACATTAGAAGAGCTTGTTAATGCGTTCGATATTACAAAGTGTAGCAAGTCTGGAGCACGCTTCGATTATCAAAAAGGAATATGGTTTAACCACGAATATATATTGCACAAGAGCAACGAGGAGATAGCAAAACTCTTCGCATGTGTTGTTGCAAATAATGGAGTTGACGAGACATTAGAGCGCATTACGCTTGTTGTGTCGATGATGAAAGACCGAGTTAACTTTGTACATGAATTGTGGCCATTGTGCTCTTTCTTCTTCCTTCCACCATTAGAGTACGATGAAAAGACTGTAAAAAAGCGTTGGAAAGAGAATTCTGCACAAGTAATGACCGAGCTTGCAGGCGTTCTTGAGTCGTTAGACGACTTTAGTATCGAGCATCAAGAGCACGTTGTGATGGCTTGGGTCGAAGAAAAAGGCTACAAGTTAGGCGATGTTATGAATGCATTCCGATTGGTATTGGTTGGTATTGGCAAAGGACCTGGAATGTTTGACATCTCTGCTTTCCTTGGAAAAGAAGAGACCTTGCGTCGTATTCGCCGAGCTGTTGAAATATTAAAGTAAAAGAATTAGATCATAAAAGTGCTATGAGAGCCAATCTCTCTATAGCACTTTATCTTTGTTTTGCAATGCTTTTGAGTAGTAAAAGAAGCCTTATTATATCATAAAAGATGCCCTATTACCCTGCAAAAGTATTTCAATTAACAAATATATTTCGTTGAATTAAAAAATAAGAACGTTTTGTATCACATCGCAATATACCTATATTTAATAGGAGTCGCTATTCTCTCACTCTTTAATCGCAAAGTAAAGAAGATGTGGAAAGGCGAACGTGAAGCCGTGAAAACGCTGAGGGAGAAAGTAGATCCTAATGCGAAATACATTTGGTTTCACGCAGCTTCGCTTGGAGAATTTGAACAAGGACGTCCTCTTATTGAGTATATTCGCAAGCATTATCCAAGTTATAAGATTCTA
Protein-coding regions in this window:
- a CDS encoding HD family phosphohydrolase, with product MEINPIKNNSLKGFLSTAALILLSVVLIVWFLPRSKEQRFRYDIGRPWVYGSFIAKFDFPVYKTDESIKKEQDSLLQLFMPYYNYSPSIEATNIARFNEKFKDGIPNLPNEYKNIIANRLHRLYQAGIIYTKEYNEMAKDSSAAIRIVAGKEAQSVALNCVYSTMSAYEQLLNDDRLVTQKAILQRADLNDFLEPNLIYDRKRTETERTDLLSGIAVASGIVVSGQKIIDKGEIVDDYTYRVLNSFEREMHRRSSSSGEITRTFIGQLLFVLILVGLFTSYLALFRKDYFFKTRNIAMLYTMITLFPILVSIIVTRSFFSVYIIPFAMVPIFTRVFMDTRTAFLTHTIITLLCAAALKYQFEFIMVQLVSGMVGLYSLRELSQRVQILKAALFVVLSSATIYFALQFMQNDSNVALDHEMYYHFIANGLLLLLTYPLMYLIEKTFGFISDVTLFELSDTNKSLIREMSEVAPGTFQHSITVANLAAAIANKIGANSLLLRTGALYHDIGKMVSPAFFTENQVGNNPHTNLPYKESARIIISHVTEGLRMAEKHNLPQFIKDFILTHHGEGLTKYFYIKYKNEHPDEEVDKAPFQYPGPNPFTREQAVLMMTDTVEAASRSLTEYTEESISNLVNTLIDEQLNSGYFTNCPITFKDITISKQVLIDRLKSIYHTRVSYPKANN
- a CDS encoding DUF2795 domain-containing protein, whose amino-acid sequence is MYWTLELASKLEDAPWPATKEELLDYASRSGAPLEVIENLEEIEDEGDVYESIEDIWPDYPSKEDFLFNEDEY
- the gltX gene encoding glutamate--tRNA ligase — translated: MTDRKVRVRFAPSPTGALHIGGVRTALYNYLFARQHGGDFVFRIEDTDSNRFVPGAEEYIIESFRWLGLTFDEGVGLGGEYGPYRQSERRHIYKKYVDELLNNDKAYIAFDTPEELEAKRNEITNFQYDASTRQLMRNSLTMSKEECEKRIADGEQYVVRFKVEPGIDVHVHDLIRGEVVIKSDIIDDKVLYKSADELPTYHLANIVDDHLMLISHVIRGEEWLPSAPLHVLLYEAFGWQDTMPQFAHLPLLLKPEGKGKLSKRDGDRLGFPVFPLEWKDPKTGEVSSGFRECGYFPEAVINFLALLGWNPGTEQELFTLEELVNAFDITKCSKSGARFDYQKGIWFNHEYILHKSNEEIAKLFACVVANNGVDETLERITLVVSMMKDRVNFVHELWPLCSFFFLPPLEYDEKTVKKRWKENSAQVMTELAGVLESLDDFSIEHQEHVVMAWVEEKGYKLGDVMNAFRLVLVGIGKGPGMFDISAFLGKEETLRRIRRAVEILK